The sequence below is a genomic window from Pelorhabdus rhamnosifermentans.
AAGGTCTTAGTTACCTTGCTTTCCTGTACGAGACAAATTGAAGAGCAATTAGAATTTTCTTTTTCTCATTCTGGATTTATGCGTATGATGATTCATGCAGGTTGTATGGTTGAACGTTTGTTGACGGATGCGCAAATTAGCTATGCAACGCCGGCGGCTTGTATCAAGGAGCACCCAGAAGAGTATACAGTGATCAGAGCCAATATTCGCAGTTTGGAACAGCAGTTTTCTATCACCATTCCAGATGAAGAGATCTGTTATTTAATTGATATTGTCGATATTGAACAACGACAGTGTCATGGATTTAAGGAACAAAACGAGAAAAAAATTGAGTAGTGAAACAATAAAAATTGAGTAAGAAAAGATAAAATTCATGATACAGGCAGGAGAGAATAGAATTTGACAGCATGGAATATTGTTGAGGTTATTGGTATTATCGCTTTTGCAGTTTCAGGAGCGTTGACTGGCATACAAAAGAAATTGGACGTTTTTGGAATATTAGTATTGGCTGTGACGACAGCTGTTGGGGGTGGTGTACTACGAGATGTGATTATAGGCAATACACCACCTCTTACGTTTCGCGATCCTACTTTTTTTATTATTAGCGCTGTTACAACTATTGCGGTATGTTTTACTTATCGTTGGTTAGAGAAATTTAAGGATACTATTCAAATATTTGATGCCATTGGATTGGGCGCTTTTACTGCTACTAGTGCGAATCTTGCCATTCAACATAACCTCAA
It includes:
- a CDS encoding trimeric intracellular cation channel family protein, which encodes MTAWNIVEVIGIIAFAVSGALTGIQKKLDVFGILVLAVTTAVGGGVLRDVIIGNTPPLTFRDPTFFIISAVTTIAVCFTYRWLEKFKDTIQIFDAIGLGAFTATSANLAIQHNLNTLFIVTTVAVITGIGGGVMRDVFVKEIPYVFRQEVYAITTIAGAMAFYYSQFYVASNISLSLCFCITAGLRICCIKYRLNFPVIGMGMNSENVLSNNRNDEKV